One Mangifera indica cultivar Alphonso chromosome 4, CATAS_Mindica_2.1, whole genome shotgun sequence genomic region harbors:
- the LOC123213596 gene encoding uncharacterized protein LOC123213596, protein MSGVSYLVLFFSFSHLVLFSLAQEENGSSPKCQSFVCRILDRIGFPFSNEPFPQCGFLTVKGCKEQVQRIQLEENGPEFQVLSISKDNTLTLSHPGKFKNPQLGSKSCVDYLQNLTIPSSNFLSFEVKPQNQILFSCPGKPYTVGLNFASLCNGSRDSIVYYNGIKPDGSSAPPQNCSLIQFRSNKNGKGLHFSNLFTGWFQLQVNVTSECRECHHRGGTCRFDNSGEFKCRDARSGRIPWVGNGIGCEYISVRESFTLQVNVMLVLMLEGYAKLMARESLNVL, encoded by the exons ATGTCCGGTGTGTCTTATCTTGtgctcttcttctctttctctcatcTGGTACTTTTTTCTTTGGCTCAGGAAGAAAATGGTTCCAGCCCCAAATGTCAATCGTTCGTCTGTAGAATTCTCGACCGTATAGGCTTCCCTTTCTCCAATGAACCTTTCCCTCAGTGTGGATTTTTGACAGTGAAGGGCTGCAAAGAACAAGTTCAGAGGATTCAACTGGAGGAAAATGGGCCAGAGTTTCAAGTTCTAAGCATCTCCAAGGATAATACGCTTACTCTTAGTCATCCtggaaaatttaaaaacccTCAATTGGGAAGCAAAAGCTGTGTTGATTACTTGCAAAATCTCACCATTCCCAGCTCTAACTTTCTCTCCTTTGAAGTGAAACCCCAAAATCAAATCCTTTTCAGCTGTCCCGGAAAGCCTTACACCGTCGGATTAAATTTTGCTTCTCTCTGTAATGGCTCCAGAGACTCAATTGTCTACTACAATGGAATAAAACCTGATGGATCATCAGCTCCTCCGCAAAATTGCTCACTTATTCAGTTCCGAAGCAACAAGAATGGAAAGGGTCTTCACTTCTCGAATTTGTTCACCGGTTGGTTCCAACTTCAAGTGAATGTAACCAGTGAATGTCGTGAATGTCATCATAGAGGAGGCACATGCCGATTTGACAACAGTGGAGAATTTAAATGTCGGGATGCTAGGTCAG GGAGGATTCCCTGGGTTGGGAATGGAATTGGATGTGAGTATATAAGTGTGAGAGAAAGTTTTACTCTTCAG GTGAATGTTATGCTTGTATTAATGCTGGAGGGCTATGCCAAACTGATGGCAAGGGAAAGTTTAAATGTTCTGTGA
- the LOC123214527 gene encoding PR5-like receptor kinase, producing the protein MVLAVFFLRKLSRPHSVLFGNKKSKDYQNIEAFLRNCGSLAPKRYSFSDIKKMTHSFKHKLGQGGYGDVYKGKLFDGSCVAIKVLIESKGDGEEFINEIASISRTSHVNIVTLLGFCFEGKNRTLIFKFMSNGSLEKFIHEKGSLKWETLYQIIVGVARGLEYLHRGCNTQILHFDIKLHNILLDEDFCPKISDFGLAKICPKKESIVSMTGARGTVGYITLEVFSKNFGVISHKSDVYRRLEEDEELGLHGISHEEDKEIVRKMIIVSLWCIQTNPSERPTMSRVVEILEGSLHSLQIPPKPFLSSPRSTLRDSSISIPS; encoded by the exons ATGGTTCTGGCTGTTTTCTTCCTTAGAAAGCTGTCACGGCCTCATTCCGTGCTCTTTGGAAACAAGAAAAGTAAGGATTACCAAAACATTGAGGCTTTTTTAAGGAACTGTGGATCCCTTGCTCCTAAAAGGTATAGTTTTTCAGATATTAAGAAAATGACCCATTCATTCAAACATAAACTGGGCCAAGGTGGGTATGGAGATGTTTATAAAGGTAAGCTATTTGATGGTAGTTGTGTGGCAATCAAGGTATTAATTGAGTCTAAAGGTGATGGTGAAGAATTTATTAATGAGATTGCTAGTATTAGTAGGACTTCCCATGTCAATATAGTCACTCTTTTAGGCTTTTGTTTTGAGGGTAAAAACAGAACTCTTATCTTCAAGTTTATGTCCAATGGATCACTTGAGAAGTTCATACATGAAAAAGGGTCATTGAAGTGGGAAACATTGTACCAAATCATAGTAGGTGTAGCTCGAGGATTAGAGTACTTACACCGCGGTTGCAACACACAAATTTTACACTTTGACATAAAGCTTCATAATATTCTCCTGGATGAAGACTTTTGTCCCAAGATATCTGATTTTGGTCTCGCTAAAATTTGCCCCAAGAAAGAAAGTATTGTATCAATGACAGGTGCACGAGGGACTGTTGGTTATATTACTCTAGAAGTATTTTCTAAAAACTTTGGCGTAATCTCTCACAAGTCAGATGTTTATAG GCGtttggaagaagatgaagaacttgGATTGCATGGCATTTCCCATGAAGAGGATAAAGAAATTGTAAGGAAGATGATAATAGTGAGCTTGTGGTGCATACAAACTAATCCTTCAGAACGGCCGACAATGAGTAGAGTTGTGGAGATTTTGGAAGGGAGCCTTCATTCCTTGCAAATTCCGCCGAAGCCTTTCCTATCTTCACCAAGATCAACCCTTAGAGATTCTTCAATTAGCATACCAAGCTAA